From one Dermacentor silvarum isolate Dsil-2018 chromosome 3, BIME_Dsil_1.4, whole genome shotgun sequence genomic stretch:
- the LOC119444806 gene encoding scoloptoxin SSD976, whose product MRWLTWLLAPLLRVIHAQVTNVTPPIPKPADFCKFPYNQTHVMCQNPLSKCVTFFTNASFMNESILWVHNHYRSHLALGRLSDFPSARNMLMMRWDEELARVAEAIGRLCVGSSGNVRPTGQFQYSTADFPVVGFNIHAQWTNQITMPIIWRFVVRDWFDENLLFPKENIRVFNEVPNIYEFSQLVAANAYAVGCSYTRNNVPDIARATKNVFIYVCLYGPKGYEKGKPLYLPGPTCSHCPDDTVCNASLGLCVLKNKKPGATKPPPLEEAPRPGGPDSDGHEEPVEDSAPEAFAIAVAPPLAAAALAIYLWRQGVA is encoded by the coding sequence ATGCGTTGGCTTACGTGGCTATTGGCTCCGCTGCTGCGAGTCATCCACGCCCAAGTTACAAATGTGACACCCCCGATACCGAAGCCGGCCGACTTCTGCAAGTTTCCGTACAACCAGACGCACGTCATGTGCCAAAACCCGCTCAGCAAATGCGTCACCTTCTTCACCAACGCGTCGTTCATGAACGAGAGCATCTTGTGGGTGCACAACCACTACCGGAGCCACCTGGCGCTGGGCCGGCTGTCCGACTTCCCATCGGCCAGAAACATGCTCATGATGCGCTGGGACGAAGAGCTGGCCCGAGTGGCCGAGGCCATCGGAAGGCTCTGCGTGGGTAGCTCGGGCAACGTGCGACCGACGGGCCAATTTCAGTACTCCACGGCCGACTTCCCAGTCGTGGGTTTCAACATTCACGCCCAGTGGACCAACCAGATCACGATGCCCATCATCTGGCGCTTCGTGGTGCGCGACTGGTTCGATGAGAACCTCTTATTCCCGAAGGAAAACATTCGCGTCTTCAACGAGGTGCCCAACATCTACGAATTCAGCCAGCTCGTGGCGGCCAACGCCTACGCCGTCGGCTGCAGTTACACGCGCAACAACGTACCGGACATAGCGAGGGCGACCAAGAACGTATTCATCTACGTCTGCCTCTACGGACCCAAGGGCTACGAAAAGGGTAAGCCGCTGTACCTGCCCGGTCCGACCTGCTCGCATTGTCCGGACGACACGGTGTGCAACGCTTCCCTCGGGCTCTGCGTGCTCAAGAATAAAAAGCCCGGAGCCACCAAGCCGCCGCCCCTCGAGGAGGCGCCGCGCCCCGGAGGTCCGGACTCCGACGGCCACGAAGAACCCGTCGAGGACTCGGCCCCGGAAGCATTCGCCATCGCCGTCGCGCCCCCGCTGGCAGCGGCCGCGTTGGCCATCTACCTGTGGCGCCAAGGTGTGGCCTGA